The DNA region GAGCAAGAGTAAGCCAAAAGCTAAAAACGTTAtaattttgacttaaaagtaACTATTGGTTCTTATGAAAATGAACCAAAACTTTTTAAgtgaaatttaataaaaagaggAATTGAattggagaataagacaaaaaataagtaaatgatAAAACGTAGTAGTTAagatcattaaaaataataaattggtGAATGAGATTCTAGCGCAAATAAATAAAACGAACTAATACAAAGATAGTGGTgcaaatttatataaatataatatttttaaaaaatttaaccaattaaaaagttaataataaaaaaaaaattaattgtcaAACAGTCTTGAATCTAATTAGTCTCTAAAAATCCGTGTGCATCTGCCAATGAGCACCGAACTGTAACTGTAATCTGTATGCAGCTCATCTTTTTGTGCTTAACGCGTactaacaaaatcaaaaataaaaataaaatataaaaatttactcCGCAtaataaattctaaaaatatttaaaaggaaataaaaatgaagaaaaattcCTCCATTTCCGCTCCAACCCTCACCAACAACATCCATTGTGAAACTCGCACGTCTTCATTTCAATTTCAAATCAACCCAAAATATCTGTAAGCCGACAATTTTAATCATCTACGAAGAACAGAACGAGACGGAGTCAAttcttttttctaattttccCCTAATTGTTAAAGAATTTTTGTTATTAGGTAATCTTACTACATCCAAGTAATTCCTTCCTCGTTTTTTAGTCCTTGATTTTGCTGATTTCCCTTGTTTTTTACTTGTTGATTTGATTTCAAtctatttccttttttttctttttattttttgtatttttttctggGTAACTGTCTCTTGATGTGTATTTAATTTCCTGAGTTTTTCAATGATGGAATTTTGAATAATGTTTGAAGAATTGTGATCTGGGTATTTtcgtttttgtatttttatatgatGATACAATTTTAAAGTTGAATTCTTTCATGATTTTAAAGAGACCAATGATTGATTTATCATGCAATTTTGTCTCTTATGAACCCCCTTTTCCCTTTGCGAAAATTATTGAGAATAATCCCTATTTTTTACGTTTTGTTGTGAATACTTTTGATTATTCATAAAAAATCCGAACTTTTCACCTTAGTTGCTTAGTTGCTCGCAGCACCCCACCGAAATTGTGACCGGCTACAGACAAGTCGAAAAGCTGAGTTTAATATCTGCACCAAAATAACCTTCTTCAACATTCAATTCCATGCCAATTTGAATTACATCCCAATTCATTTCACCCAAAATTCTAGGGTTCATCCAAAAACCCCTAATTTGCATTTCCCCAATTATAGGGTTCATCATTTCACCCCAAATTCAAAGAAGGAAGGTTGAATctagttgtttttgttgttgtttttcaTAAAAATGGTAAGCTACTATTCTCACGGAGGTTTCGGTATTAGTATTTGCGAATTTCTGGTTAAATGTGCGAATTTCTGGTTAAATGTGCGAATTTCTGCTAGTTTAAATTGcgaatttctgtttaattttcGAATGTAATCCCTAAATTTTTCGAATTCATGTTGTTCTTCATCATAATTAAGAAATGGTGTTGTTCTTTTAGCCTTGTGTATGCTGCTGTTCTTCatctttattttcaaatttgggTTCATCATTTTTCGAATGAGAActcatttttgcaaaaaaaagagagaaaaaaacaaAGTAAAGGGATGAATTGAATTTTCACTCTCCTAAATTTGGGTTTAACCATGGAGAAATGgagtaaggaggaagaagatggcgGCAATAAGAAGGAAGAGAACAGGTTAGAAACGGCTCTATCACCTGCTGTAGCCGGTTACATTTTCGAAGGGGTGTTGTAAGCAAATAAGGTGAAAGTTCGGATTATTCATGAATGATCAAAAGTAAGGGTTATTCACAAGGAAAACGTATCTCAACAATTTTTCCTTTCccttttatcctttttgggtgtGTTTTTCTGAAAAGAAAGGGGGTGGGTTCCAATTTTAATCATTCCATTTGACTTAAAAGTGCTAAGGAGTACAAGTCTATCTGATTTTAGGAGTTGCAGACTAGGTAATGCAGTTTTGTCTCATTtcctcaaattaataataaattgaatCTAAATTGTGATgctatatataaacatatgtcAATTGTGGGAAAgattgtgtttttgtttttcattgtattgGATTCTTTGCACCTTTTGATGCGTGTTGTCAGGGTatttttcctcttaagtttctGACCTCTTTGGATGAATTTAGTTGCTTGATGCTTTTGTTGCTGTCTTGCTGCTTCAAGCAATGTTCCCAAAAGCTTTTTTTGGGTTCCCTTTTTCCTTAAAATGAGGCAATTTCCTGAATAGCTCAATTTGTAAAGAAGGGATATAGAACCTTTTTCCCAGAATGCATCATGTTTTTTTAGTGTTGGTGGCCTTTGATCAGTCGacgtttttttgtttttagtcgTCTTGTCTCATCTGAAAATCACCTTTAgttatagtgcaaaaatatgaTTTTGGTCACAGTCTTGTGACGGTTGCAAAATGGGATTTGTAGTCAACATGGATGGTTTTGCAGTAATCTTGACCTATATTTTAGTCGCAAAAACCTTTAAGATGTACGGTTACAATATGGCTATGTggccttatttttgcactatgcctaTAGTAACGTTTTTATGGATTCTACGAATTTTGTTGACTTCTGCAGCACGATAACACACTGATCGTAAAtgaaacttttttgttttcatattctAGTATTTACCGAGTAGTTTTTTTGATAAATGTCTTCTTTTGCAGGATTACTTTGCCTGTTTTGTACTGATTTATCAAGCCTCTGTAGAGTCGAGTCTGTCTGAGTGTGTTGGTAGTAAAAGATTTCAATTGTAACATGGTGACAAATGAGTTCCATAGTGGAAGTTCTAGCTCGACTTCATGGAGTAGTCAGCCTGATACAGAGGATGATAGGATGATAGCACTTGTTTTAACAGAAGAATACTCTAAGCTTGACGGTGCTGTTGGTCGACGTCTTTCTAACCTTGCTCCTATTCCTGTAAGATAAATTTCTCTTCCCTTTACTCtgcttttaaaaaatataatttcttaTGTAATTAAAGATCTTTAGCTTGTGCTAGCTTGAGAGACTGCCAAGTCCCTTGAACATTTTCCCTTTAATGATCTTCCCGGTTCCCCCTACTGAATATGAGATTTTTCTGTTAAATTTTTCATCAACTGAGTTCTTTCTTTAAGCAGTCAATATGTGTGCAATGAATCCTAACAAGTATTCATTGGTAAAAAGACACGGTACAACTGTTACAATGTACTTGAATACTTGCATATATTTGGTGACTATATTCTCATATCTCATCGTTGTTATGcctgttttgttcattgttttcATAGTTTTCTTGCTTAAGTTTTGAGTCTGCTAGCTgttactctcttttaatttatgAATCTAGTCAAAATGGGTGATCTTTCAAGTTACATCTGAACGATGGATTTTGTAATGGAATGGATTTGAGCCCATTACAATGTTATGGAACTTTGTCCCAAATTGGTTGTATGTGCAACTAATGTGGGGTTTATAGAGTAAATGGCTCTTTCACCTATTAGGCTAGTCTTTTGGGTGAGTTCTCTTGTTTATTCTATAACAGATTTATAGTCATGTTTCTCCCTAATATTTTTTCGGAGGATTTCGGAGTAATTATCAGTTCATTCCTGCTATAAATGAATAGTGGCATATTGTACTAACTTTCCCCTTTAAGAGAAGGAAAATGAGTCGGAACAATACTATTTCAATCCTTTTTCCTATTATATATGGTGAGTAAGTAGGAACAAACAATTGCTGAGACTATTGAATGTTTGCTATGTCAATTTTACAAGTTATAATAGAGACAGAGTTTTCTTCACCTTCTCTCATTGCCTAAGTTAAATGGTTTTCCCTGTTTACTTTTAGTGATTTAAAATATTACTGGTTCTGGATCATCACTTAGTCAGTACCTCtcgttaatttatttttttcttttgggcAGAATGAggataatttaaaatcatagtagaACTGGGTGTCTCTCGGAAACTGAaatttgttttccttttttttttcttgtttaacTTTAGTAGGCCTGTTTCAATTTTTTCACTTGTATTTTTGTACCGTGATTTGGAGCATTGAAGTCCGTTGTCCTTGAATATGAGGTAAAAtgatttttctatttaattatATGGTTATGTTATTAACATTTATAGTAGGCTGCTGCCTGTAGGTTTCTTGCTTTCTTTTTCTTGTGTTGATGACTTAAACAACTTGATTTATGATAATACTGTTAAAGCAACTGGAGTTTATAATTTTGTTTGTACTTGAGGTTCTGATTAAATGCTTTCTCTGTATTGGTAAATTGCAGGTTGTCCCAAGGATAAATTCCTATATTCCTACCTTGAGTGATGCTAACTTGGATCACCAGAGGCTTCTTCAGAGGTTTGTCTCATGCTGAATTGCTGAagtaattggttttttttttttttttttttttttttttttttttttttttctgtcaaGTGGTGGTATAGCTCTTAAGCATGGCTCATTACCTCTTTTTACATACATGATATATAATTTGTCgcatagtgcaaaaaatgcGGTAAAATTCACAATTGCGGTAATAGACGCTGTAATGCAGTTATCTTAACACCAAATATCGGCCAAAACGTGAGATATCCCTCGAAATTGCCCAATACGCGTCTTTTTAACACAACACTTTCACAAATTACAATGCGAGAAATAGTTGGTGGTGTGTTTAAATACCTTTGCATCATGGTTGATGGGATGCAgccttttttttgcactatgaatTTTGCGGTTAAGAATGAGATATTGAATTAACCTTTTGTTTACAATCTGTTACTGTTCATGTTTTGGCGCATGTTTTCTTACATGTTTTAGTTATTCTCAGACTACAAGTTTATGGTCTTTTCGAAGTCAAAGTTTCCGGTGATGGAAATTGTCAGGTGAGTTGAACTGTACAAAATATGTCAATGTTGGTTGATTCATCCGGCTTACTGAATTTTCTCATTTGCTGCAGTTTCGTGCACTCTCAGACCAGATGTTCAAGTCACCAGATTATCACAAAGTCGTACGCAAAGAAGTGGTTAAACAGGTAACTTTGTTTTGATGAGAATTAGTTAGCTGCTGTCGGAAAATTGGATAAAAATTTAAGGGGTTGAGAGAGACGAGAGGAAAgcgcaaaattttaaattatagtttatttatttaaaccTGAAATTCTAACATTTGCTAATAGTTTTGACCATTGTTACCTAGAACGACATTCGGTTTAGAACGGGGAATGGAAACGGAAACAAGGAACGCAACCTAGATTGACTCAGGAACAATTGGGTATGAGATAcattatgaataaaatatatatttgaaaacaattaatttaaaatgatctttttgctttaagaaattattttcaagtggaatattttaGTTTTCAAGGTTTTATCTCgttttttctccctttttttctttaatttgtaaatgaaggctaaaatatcttttaaaaaagGTCTTCTGCACCGGGACGTCATCTGGAGCGATTTGGGTTGCATTTTCCCGGATCGCAGAGCATGACTACGTTCCACGTTCCATGTAACTATGGTTTTAGAATGTTTTAGTTTAAGCTCAGGGCTCCAAGGGTCAGAGACTATCATGTGTATCAATTTTTTGTTTCTAGTAGACACTGGCATGAAAATTTGACCCACATTTGCTCCAAATTCTAATGCAAGCGGAACATATAATTTATATTGCTACTTGGCATGAAATTTGAAGTGATTCGAGGAGGAAAACTATTCTTGCACTTGGAGGCTGCGAAATATCTTAGTTTTCAGTTCTAGTCCCAATTTTAATCTTTGACATAAAAGCTTTTGATTTGTGCATAAAAAGATACGTTTCTTTTTTCAGCTAAAGGAGCACAAGTCTCTATATGAAAGTTATGTTCCAATGAAATACAAGCATTACTACAAGAAAATGTCAAAGTATGCTCTGTTATTTCCAACCTTGTTCTATCTTTCCCTTGACGGTTGTAAAATTTGTTGCAATGCTTATTTACTTGTCCACGGTTCGATTTCACGTTTGATGCAGAAATGGGGAATGGGGAGACCACCTAACTCTTCAAGCAGCAGCTGATAAGGTCCGGGCTTTTTAATTATGCATCTTTCTTTGTAGTAAAATTGTTACATATTCTAATGTTCCATTCTTGTTTGTGAGAATTGATAAGCCAGACTGATACTATGTTTAATTTTCCATTATCAACAATAAGTAAGATGAAAATTGGAAAATCATAGGAGAATGTGTCATTTTTGTATGTATACTATTTGTAACGGAATCTAAAATCCAACGAGCCCAAGGAAAATTTCAAGTATAACTACTATAACAACATTTTATTACCTCAATGTCATtcagtggctcccacctagggtcTAGTTTAGAGTGGTCGggtgtatgcaaccttacccttgctAGTGACAACACTAACCAACGAAGAGGctgtttccgattgacccttgtAAGCAAATATAAAGTGCAACTTCACGTAAATAAAAactgcacatgatttaatgagccattttgTTTCAAGTATAACTATTTGGGTCAATTGTAACGAAAGCAATATGGAAGCATTAACAAACATAATGTGGTGTATTTCCATCATGCTATCAAATATCATAGTGTGGGTACTCTGCTTGATGGTCCATCATTTCATCTATGTTGACATGCATGTTGGTGCTTCGTTATGTGTAGTTTGCTGCGAAGATATGCCTTTTGACTTCCTTCCGAGACACATGCTTTATTGAAATTGTTCCACAAGACCAGGCACCTAAACGAGGTATCCATGATCTCATCATGCATTGTACTCAATATTCTTATCGATTCATTTTTCTCATGATTGTGATTGCGGTCATTACATTTTATGTCTCATTAAAAAAATGTGAAGTTATACATAAAATGATTGTAGTAAAGGAATTTTCTCGGGTTGAATATTGATATTGATAGTGATATCTTAAATGATGCGAGTCTCATTGTCGGACGTGCTGCTCTTACTGATATCCATATCTTCTATGATGCAGAGCTGTGGTTAAGTTTCTGGTCAGAGGTTCATTATAATTCCCTGTATGAACTCCGAGGTTTGTGCTTTTACCAACTCGTTTGCTATCATCTTATCCTTTTTTGTTCTCACTACAGGGATGTATAGTTTGAAGTAAGAGCCtacatttcttttaaaaatgcaaataataaatttatagttAATTTTCTCGATTAAGATTAGAAGGAAGAAATCGAGATGTTGGAAACGCGAATGGAGGACAATAAGTGTTGTTTAATTTTGAAGGAAATTTTCTGAAGAGATGAATACTCTTTTCAATTTAGGCCCTGTTTAgttcatttgatttttacagATCCGATCAAAACTGATTTATGCTGATTGTAACTGAAATTTAGGGATTGAAACTAATTCTTACAGGTTGAAACTGACTTTTACTGTTTGGAACTAATTTTAGTTATAAactataattatttttactgCTTATAACTTACTTTTACTTAATGTaacttatttttgttgattaaaattgatttttattgcttattttcttttaagttGAAGTAAACAGGGCTTTAGTTTTCTGttgtattaaaattattttaatcatttccgGGTATTTTCTTGCAGCGATGCCGCCGCCATCGAAACCGAAGAAGAAGCACTGGTTGTTTTAGATGCCAGTGATCTTTGAAGTTGGTTGATCAGAAATAAGTCTGTTGTACATTATTGCCTAAAAGTTGATATCCACAGCCATAAACACTATTGAGTTATTTAGTTTaaggatttattttttttttttcaattttttcattaGTCTCACTTGAGGGATTGAGTATGCAAGGCTGTGAAACTATACCATACTAACATTCGATTCACGATTTTCGATTTTTAATCCCTTGTTTCTTTTTGATGTAAATAGATGTCCGTTTGGCGTTATCCAATTTCGTTTGTAAACAGTAAACAATCCGGTCTTATCTATGTGAGCTTTATGCATAGGCTGTTGCAAACTCGATGGGATTGTGATTCATAGAATGGTTTTTGCTCATTTCGATTTGTCAACGATTGCGTATTATATACTATCAATTTTTGCTGATTTATTTGATGTAGAACTATTTTAGAAAATTCTCTTATGAACATTGAGACATTTTTGTAGCCAGTAGTAGTTTAGTAAGGCACATTCTTAAAGTCAGATTGTTCACAATGCAAGTATTTTTATACCATGAAATACTACATTGTATatggtttaattttttattactctaatgttattaaataattttcatttatgatagATTTATAAGAGGCTAGAAAAGTTAGATGTAGGCAaccttactattatattatttcatACGACATTCTTCAAAGTTCAGACTTCAGAGTAACAAATTTTGATAATTACCAATAAgagttatataaaaaatataatatcttAATGCAATTATCCAATTatacatttttaaaatataaaccttttataatttttaaatttaaaagtccacaattataattatttgagTTGTAAGTTTATATAAAATCTGCGAAAAAAGAGTGGAAGGAACAAAAGGAAATGAAAGACGTGAAAAACAAATGATTGAAAGCATTTATCATTCGGCATCCATGCTTGCCAATTGTTATGCAATAAATACTCAAATTAGAATTctaaatgatgcaaaataagtgAGACCAGAAGTAATC from Amaranthus tricolor cultivar Red isolate AtriRed21 chromosome 3, ASM2621246v1, whole genome shotgun sequence includes:
- the LOC130809182 gene encoding OVARIAN TUMOR DOMAIN-containing deubiquitinating enzyme 12, giving the protein MVTNEFHSGSSSSTSWSSQPDTEDDRMIALVLTEEYSKLDGAVGRRLSNLAPIPVVPRINSYIPTLSDANLDHQRLLQRLQVYGLFEVKVSGDGNCQFRALSDQMFKSPDYHKVVRKEVVKQLKEHKSLYESYVPMKYKHYYKKMSKNGEWGDHLTLQAAADKFAAKICLLTSFRDTCFIEIVPQDQAPKRELWLSFWSEVHYNSLYELRAMPPPSKPKKKHWLF